CCGCGCGCTGCGTGGCCAGCAGCGTGTCGAGTGACGACTTCACGTACGGCGCCCCGGCAGTGCCGAGGCTCGTCAGCAGCGTGGGGATCTGGACGAGCAGGTCACCGGTCCAGACGCTGCGGTCGCGCTTGGCGCCGTCGTAGATGCGGGCGTCGGGAAGGCTGTTGAGCCCGGGCGCCTTCATGTTCATCTGCAGCGTGTACGCGCCGGAGTACCACATGCGGTTCAGCTGGTCGTCGCTGGAGAGGAACCAGCCCTGGTAGCCGGCGGGCGTCGCGCGGAACGCCTGGAAGTTCACGCCGAGGGAGGAGAGGCTGACACTGCCGGGGGAGGAGACGGTGAGCAGGGCGAACCTGAAGCCACCGTGGAAACCACCCGTGAGCCGTCCCGCCCCGGTGGGCTGGAAGGTGTCCGGACCGCCGACACCGGCGAGGCCGCGGGACTCGTCGGAGCTCGGTGCCCCCGGCGACGTGGAGGCGGTGGCGCCCGCGACCAGATCCGTCGGCAGCGCGGGTTTGACGGTCACGGTCCGGGCTGTGCTGTCGAAGTCCGTGATCGTGCGGGTGACGGGCTTGCCACCGGCCGCGGTGAAGGTGATCGTGTTGCCGACCTCGAGGTTTGCCGCTGAAGCCAGGGTGACCTGGGTGGCCCCGCCGGCCGCCGCGGCGGACACGGTCGTCGCGGCAGGCGTGCGGATGTACTGCCGCGCCTCGGAGGTGACCAGGGTCAGGGTGGGGGAGCCGGTGACCTTCGTGAGATCGAGGTACGGCGTCCCGCCGACCTCCTTGCCGAAGTCGAGCAGGATGGACGCCGGCGCGCTCCCCGCCTTGGTCGTGAGCGTCGTCGCGGGTCCGTGCGACTTCAGCAGGGACTGCGGATGGGCGACATCACCGCGGCCCTCGGCCTGGACCGGGTGGACGTCAGGCGTCGACGGGCCGAGGACGTAGGACTTCCAAGCGGAGGTGTTCAGGCTCGATGCACCCTCGGTGTGGAAGCCGGTCGCATACGCCTGACCAGGGGTGGCGACGAGCGCGGGGGTGACGGCGGCGAGGACTCCGACGGCGGCCCATCGGCAAAGCGACGACGTTCTCACTCTTGTGAATCGTTTCAATTCGACTGCCTCTTTCTCCCCGTTGAGCAGAGGGATCGGTGGGGACGATGCGAACGAGCCGCGCCCTGGCGAGGGCGGACAGGAGAAATCTTGAGGACCCTCCGGATGAGGAGCAAGGATTTGTCCGGATCCGGACGCACGCGCGGTCCGGCCGGCGTGGTGCGGGGCGAGCCGGCATCACCCGCACCTGCACTAACATGGACTTGAAGCTCGTGCGGGGAGAGGAACAGTCGGCTGAACAGGATCACCATTCGTGACGTCGCGGAGCTGGCAAGGGTGTCCCCGGCCTCGGTCTCGAACTACTTCCACCGGCCGCGGAAGCTCTCCGAGGGCACGCGGCAGCGGATCCGGCAGGCGGTCGACGCGCTCGGCTTCGTACCCAATGACGCCGCGCGCACACTGCGGACCGGCGTCAGCCCGGTCATCGGTTACATCGCGTTCGAGCTCGCCGGCGCTACCACCCCGGAGATCGCCGCCGCCATCGAGCAGCGGGTGTCGGCCGAGGGCATGTACATGCTGATGGCCAACGACACCGGGTCCGAGCAGCGCGAGCGCAGCTACCTGCAGCTGTTCGCGAAGCAGCAGGTGAGCGGCGTGATCATCGCCCCCGTGGGCAACGTGGAGGCCGAGCTGGCCCGCATGCGCGCCATCGGCATCGCGAGCGTGCTCAGCGCGCGCAGGGCAGAATCCCCGGCTCAGGCGTCGGTGTCGATCGACCACGTCGCGGGCGGCCGGCTGGCCGCCGCGCACCTGATCGAGCAGGGACGCAAGCGCATCGGCTTCGTCTCCTCGTCACTCGAGCTCAAGCAGGTCGCCGACCGGCTCAACGGCGCTCTGTCCGCCGTCCATGCGGCGCCCGGTGTCACGCTCGAGGTGATCCCGGTGCCGGAGCGCTCGGTCGAAGCCGGGATCGCCTGTGCGGAGGCGCTCGTGCGACGCCCGGCCACGGAACGCCCCGACGCGTTGTTCTGCGCCAACGACCTGCTGGCCATCGGCGTCGTGCAGGCCTTCGTGGCGGCGAAGGTCGTCCGCGTGCCGGCCGACATCGCCGTGGTCGGCTATGACGACATCGAGTTCGCCCGGTCCACGATCGTGCCGCTG
The sequence above is a segment of the Amycolatopsis sp. 2-15 genome. Coding sequences within it:
- a CDS encoding LacI family DNA-binding transcriptional regulator — translated: MSPASVSNYFHRPRKLSEGTRQRIRQAVDALGFVPNDAARTLRTGVSPVIGYIAFELAGATTPEIAAAIEQRVSAEGMYMLMANDTGSEQRERSYLQLFAKQQVSGVIIAPVGNVEAELARMRAIGIASVLSARRAESPAQASVSIDHVAGGRLAAAHLIEQGRKRIGFVSSSLELKQVADRLNGALSAVHAAPGVTLEVIPVPERSVEAGIACAEALVRRPATERPDALFCANDLLAIGVVQAFVAAKVVRVPADIAVVGYDDIEFARSTIVPLTTISTPQGELGTAAADLLFSEIDALNSAGNASGALPRPQIEFSPELVVRASTVPQ